One part of the Amaranthus tricolor cultivar Red isolate AtriRed21 chromosome 16, ASM2621246v1, whole genome shotgun sequence genome encodes these proteins:
- the LOC130802310 gene encoding putative disease resistance RPP13-like protein 1, with translation MPISETILGAILSVVLDKLASKQVLNYLKSSKLDESCLKKLKHLMLVVEKLLADAEHKQTINPAVKSWLSELKHLFYRAEELVDEIATEAIHASMDASSRRKSLKTKVRNLIPPFSTSSSFAKIVNLGLKEIISQLEDMVSESSALNLREDYGSNIEVSTRITIPTSYMLDDTHVVGREHEKEEVLNKLLYEESERHKISVVAIVGMGGLGKTTLAKMVYNDDKLGLFNLKAWVHVSDQFDVSKVTKSILECITLGAYSGSLELSVLQYELSKMLKDNRFLLVLDDVWNEKYEDWDCLRVPFSLGARGSKVIVTTRNDGVATTMRTTNVIRLKPLSEEDGWLLFSKHALGVESSSSNLHSEFHDVGRKIVQKCSGLPLAIKTLGGLLWSKQDIKEWKVILESSVWDCHDGKSSIVPALRLSYYHLPSHLKQCFSYCALFPKGHRFDRKGLVLLWMAENFVQSIQRSRRIEDIGEDYVNQLISYSFFEKTDTNELLMHDLIHDLAQEISGDFLSRLENAQTTSEISEKTRYFSYFRDHYDIFSKFGLLHVAKYMRTFYQLPKWTSFAELGATYGICNCYLSIKLPIELIPRFHCLRVLSLSRYFVIQLPESIGNLKQLRFLDVSETGIKKLPKSICNLYHLQTLLLSQCKDLERLPENMSILMSLRHLDIRGTSSLREMPKQMRKLSSLQTMTDFVVSKHGGASIRELSELMQIRGELSIRSLQNVSSPDDALDANLSSRENLHVLALEYDDDNSGENFDFETVLEYLKPPANLEKLMIRNYRGKKFPSWLDTQLSMYTNVVNLCLNGCKNCNSLPPLGQLSSLMHLEIMGMDLITSVKAEFYAYNSGLSNPFPVLCSLVFKEMKSWEVWLGHEMEGKGLPFPRLETLTLQNCPKLKGDFPVHLPTLKELNTDGCDKLPNSFLHPLHCPPQSVSASSFHLSSLTSLKLHNLVWLASLPPQIETLSNLETMSIHNSPSLVSLAEIRLPPNIKCLKIKECEILESLPNAMVNSTQLREFSVEHCPCLSSNDEDTLPTSLSDLRIKSCARWKFSLFDSHNTSKMQQYSSLEFLRIINIGNAFASFPLGVLPKLQHLLLNNCTDLQAVYIATGIDLNNLKSLQRLIIKNNPILRYIGKTQSLGAVNLPTPNLRDFRVLSCNHVKPLTRDWEGLPSSHLEILVIDSFEKISSHKSTQTLFAFSCLRVLSIQCHVAEFLPEKGSLPITISTLSLVRCPNLKVLNMEELKRLKCLIELHILNCPNLICLPDEELPPTLGRLDIVGCPLLEARCERNIGRDWPKIRNLPCVKINRIVI, from the coding sequence ATGCCCATAAGTGAAACAATTCTTGGTGCCATTCTTAGTGTTGTTTTAGATAAGCTTGCATCCAAACAAGTCCTGAACTATCTAAAATCATCAAAACTTGATGAATCTTGTTTGAAAAAGCTTAAACATTTGATGCTAGTTGTTGAAAAGCTTCTTGCTGATGCAGAACACAAACAGACCATTAACCCTGCAGTGAAATCATGGCTTAGTGAACTCAAACACTTATTCTATCGCGCTGAAGAGCTTGTCGATGAGATTGCTACTGAAGCAATACATGCTTCTATGGATGCGAGTTCCAGACGTAAATCATTGAAAACCAAAGTAAGGAACTTGATTCCTCCATTTAGTACCTCTTCTTCTTTTGCCAAAATTGTTAATTTGGGTCTTAAGGAGATTATTAGTCAATTAGAAGATATGGTAAGTGAGTCTAGTGCATTGAATCTTAGAGAAGATTATGGTAGCAACATAGAAGTTTCTACAAGGATTACAATTCCAactagttatatgcttgatgaTACCCATGTTGTTGGTAGGGAACATGAGAAGGAGGAGGTATTGAACAAACTTCTATATGAGGAAAGTGAAAGACACAAGATTAGTGTTGTAGCTATAGTGGGTATGGGTGGCTTGGGTAAAACTACTCTTGCTAAGATGGTGTATAATGATGATAAGTTGGGTTTGTTTAATCTTAAAGCTTGGGTGCATGTGTCTGATCAATTTGATGTTTCTAAGGTGACAAAGTCTATTCTTGAATGCATTACTCTTGGGGCATACTCAGGCTCGCTTGAATTGAGTGTGCTTCAGTATGAGTTGAGCAAGATGTTGAAAGACAATAGATTTCTTCTTGTGTTGGATGATGTATGGAATGAGAAATACGAAGATTGGGATTGCTTGAGGGTTCCATTTAGTCTTGGTGCGAGAGGGAGTAAAGTTATTGTCACAACGAGGAATGATGGGGTTGCGACAACCATGCGCACAACTAATGTGATCCGTTTGAAGCCCTTGTCGGAGGAAGATGGATGGTTGTTGTTTTCAAAACATGCTCTTGGGGTTGAAAGTTCGAGTTCAAATCTGCATTCGGAGTTCCATGATGTTGGTCGAAAAATTGTTCAGAAGTGCAGTGGTTTGCCTCTTGCTATTAAAACTCTAGGTGGGTTATTGTGGTCTAAACAGGATATCAAGGAATGGAAAGTTATTCTAGAAAGTTCTGTGTGGGATTGTCATGATGGTAAAAGCAGTATTGTTCCTGCTCTAAGGCTTAGTTATTATCACTTGCCTTCCCATTTGAAGCAATGCTTTTCTTATTGTGCCCTTTTTCCTAAAGGTCATAGGTTTGACAGGAAAGGATTGGTGCTGTTATGGATGGCGGAAAATTTTGTGCAGTCGATTCAGCGTAGTAGGAGGATAGAAGACATAGGGGAGGATTACGTAAATCAGTTGATATCATATTCGTTTTTCGAAAAAACTGACACTAATGAACTTCTTATGCATGATCTTATACATGATCTAGCTCAAGAAATATCAGGGGACTTTTTGTCGCGCCTAGAGAATGCACAGACAACATCGGAGATTTCTGAAAAGACTAGATACTTCTCTTATTTTCGAGATCATTATGATATCTTCTCTAAATTTGGTCTTCTCCATGTAGCCAAGTATATGAGGACCTTTTATCAATTGCCAAAGTGGACTTCATTTGCAGAATTGGGTGCAACATATGGGATTTGTAATTGCTACTTGAGCATTAAACTTCCTATTGAACTTATTCCCCGCTTTCATTGTCTACGTGTCTTGTCTCTCTCGAGATATTTTGTTATTCAGCTACCTGAATCTATAGGAAATCTAAAACAACTCCGCTTCCTAGATGTATCCGAAACAGGAATCAAGAAGTTGCCTAAGTCAATCTGCAATTTGTACCATTTACAAACTCTTTTGTTGTCCCAATGCAAGGATCTTGAACGACTGCCAGAAAATATGTCGATACTAATGTCACTGCGCCATCTTGATATAAGGGGAACATCATCACTTCGAGAGATGCCTAAGCAAATGAGAAAATTGAGTTCTTTGCAAACTATGACGGATTTTGTTGTGAGCAAGCACGGTGGAGCAAGTATCCGAGAGTTAAGCGAGTTGATGCAGATTCGTGGTGAACTTTCAATCCGAAGTTTGCAAAATGTGTCTTCCCCCGATGACGCCTTAGATGCAAATTTGAGCAGTAGGGAAAATCTCCATGTGTTGGCActtgaatatgatgatgataatagcGGTGAAAACTTCGACTTTGAAACTGTTCTAGAATATTTGAAGCCACCAGCAAACTTGGAAAAACTGATGATAAGAAACTACCGAGGTAAGAAGTTTCCAAGTTGGTTGGATACCCAACTTTCAATGTACACAAATGTTGTCAATTTGTGTCTTAATGGCTGTAAAAATTGCAACTCATTACCGCCACTCGGGCAATTATCTTCTCTGATGCACCTCGAAATTATGGGAATGGACCTTATAACAAGTGTCAAGGCCGAGTTCTATGCTTACAACTCCGGTTTGAGCAATCCGTTTCCTGTCTTATGTAGTCTTGTTTTCAAGGAGATGAAGAGTTGGGAAGTGTGGTTAGGACATGAAATGGAAGGTAAAGGGCTTCCTTTTCCCCGTCTTGAGACACTCACCTTACAAAATTGCCCGAAACTCAAAGGTGACTTTCCTGTTCATTTACCGACTTTAAAAGAACTCAACACAGATGGGTGTGACAAATTGCCCAATTCATTCTTACATCCCTTGCACTGTCCACCACAGTCAGTTTCCGCGAGTTCATTTCATCTTTCATCGCTTACCTCCTTAAAATTGCATAACTTAGTGTGGTTAGCGAGCTTACCCCCACAAATAGAAACACTTTCGAATCTAGAAACCATGTCTATACACAACAGTCCCAGCCTAGTCTCGCTAGCAGAAATCAGATTACCTCCGAACATCAAATGCCTTAAAATAAAAGAGTGTGAAATTCTCGAGTCTCTACCAAATGCAATGGTTAACTCAACCCAACTTCGAGAATTTTCAGTAGAACACTGTCCTTGTCTAAGTTCCAATGACGAGGATACCCTGCCCACTTCATTATCAGATCTTAGAATCAAATCATGTGCGAGGTGGAAGTTTTCCTTATTTGACTCCCATAATACTTCTAAGATGCAACAATACTCCTCCCTCGAGTTCTTACGAATCATAAACATTGGAAACGCTTTTGCATCCTTTCCCTTGGGTGTCCTCCCGAAACTCCAACATCTTCTCCTTAACAATTGTACCGACCTTCAAGCTGTGTATATTGCGACAGGAATAGACCTCAACAACTTGAAATCTCTTCAAAGGTTGATCATCAAAAACAATCCCATATTAAGATACATAGGGAAAACACAGAGCTTAGGGGCAGTAAATCTTCCTACTCCGAATCTAAGAGATTTTCGTGTCTTATCATGTAATCATGTAAAACCGCTAACAAGAGATTGGGAAGGTTTACCATCATCTCATCTAGAAATTCTAGTCATTGACAGTTTCGAGAAGATAAGTTCACACAAGAGTACTCAGACTTTATTCGCGTTTTCTTGTTTAAGAGTTCTATCTATACAATGCCATGTTGCAGAGTTCTTACCAGAGAAGGGTAGTCTTCCTATTACAATTAGTACACTTAGCCTAGTGAGGTGTCCCAACTTGAAAGTCCTGAATATGGAAGAACTTAAAAGGCTTAAATGTTTAATTGAATTACATATTTTGAACTGTCCTAATCTGATATGTTTGCCTGATGAGGAGCTGCCCCCTACTCTTGGTCGTTTGGATATAGTCGGATGCCCATTGCTGGAAGCACGATGCGAGAGGAATATAGGCCGTGATTGGCCTAAGATTCGTAACCTTCCTTGTGTGAAGATCAACCGCATTGTCATCTAA
- the LOC130802311 gene encoding indole-3-glycerol phosphate synthase, chloroplastic-like, translated as MERCVLPLNQCPIFTSRVSFDSLKPFKLSPQFFINRSVSGISMNNPNCNSLIHAQSQKSGSGYISATLSSVGDTQERALKIKEWEARVLQEEMAASQGIKIRRRPPTAPPSGYEGPIDVSTQDISNTPLDVLEEIIWYKDFEVSQFKEKHPFDALEKAVDDAPPTRDFVGALRAAYQRTGGPGLIAEVKKASPSRGILRADFNPVDIAKAYEKGGAACLSVLTDAKFFQGGFENLEAIRNAGVKCPLLCKEFIVDAWQIYYARTKGADAVLLIAAVLTDQEIKQFLAICKKLGLAALVEVHDETEMDRMLGIEGIELIGINNRDLGTFKVDIGNTKMLLDRRRLDILNEKNIIVVGESGLFTPADISFVQDAGVRAVLVGESLVKQDDPAKGIANLFGKDISL; from the exons ATGGAAAGATGTGTTTTGCCATTGAATCAATGCCCAATTTTTACTTCTAGGGTTTCATTTGATTCCCTTAAACCCTTCAAATTAAGCCctcaatttttcattaatagATCCGTTTCTGGCATTTCAATGAACAATCCCAACTGTAATTCTCTCATTCATGCTCAATCTCAAAAG TCTGGTTCTGGTTATATATCTGCAACACTTTCATCTGTTGGTGATACTCAAGAGCGTGCTTTGAAAATCAAAGAGTGGGAGGCTAGAGTGCTACAAGAGGAAATGGCGGCTAGTCAGGGCATTAAAATTAGAAGACGGCCTCCAACTGCTCCTCCTTCAGGTTACGAGGGTCCTATTGATGTTTCAACGCAGGACATTTCAAACACTCCTCTTGACGTTTTGGAGGAAATTATATGGTACAAGGACTTTGAGGTTTCACAG TTTAAGGAGaaacatccatttgatgcaCTTGAAAAAGCTGTTGATGATGCTCCCCCAACTAGAGATTTTGTTGGAGCTCTGAGAGCAGCTTACCAGCGGACAGGAGGGCCTGGTTTAATTGCTGAAGTTAAGAAGGCCTCTCCAAGTAGAGGCATTCTAAGAGCGGACTTTAATCCG GTGGATATCGCCAAAGCCTATGAGAAAGGTGGAGCTGCTTGTCTCAGTGTTCTGACTGATGCGAAGTTTTTTCAG GGAGGGTTTGAGAATCTGGAGGCTATACGCAATGCTGGTGTGAAG TGTCCTCTGTTGTGCAAAGAATTCATCGTAGATGCTTGGCAAATATATTACGCTCGTACCAAAGGAGCTGATGCCGTTCTATTAATTGCCGCTGTTCTGACTGATCAAGAAATCAAACAATTCCTGGCGATATGCAAAAAATTGGGGCTGGCAGCTCTGGTTGAG gTGCATGATGAAACAGAAATGGATCGCATGCTTGGTATTGAAGGCATTGAACTTATTGGAATCAACAATCGAGATCTTG GCACATTTAAGGTGGACATTGGCAACACTAAGATGCTTCTTGATAGAAGACGTTTAGACATTTTgaatgagaaaaatattatt GTTGTTGGAGAGTCTGGCTTGTTCACTCCCGCTGATATTAGTTTTGTTCAGGACGCTGGTGTGAGAgcg GTTTTGGTTGGGGAATCCCTTGTTAAACAAGATGATCCTGCCAAAGGAATTGCAAATCTTTTCGGTAAAGATATATCCTTGTGA
- the LOC130802313 gene encoding allene oxide cyclase, chloroplastic-like, which yields MAVSSSILSNSISSSLKTSQIPKSLAFSSLKLGQIGVKSSGYNLTKSLKINTVHQQPTRSFTCRSSSDSSENVKVHEFSVYEINERDRESPAVLKLSKKPVFALGDLIPFTNKVYTSDLQKRLGISAGICILIQNKPEKNGDRYEAIFSLHLGDYGHLSLQGAYLTFGDSYLAITGGSGIFEGAYGQVKLQQIVYPFKIFYTIYLKGIKGDLPKELLCKPVEPHPGVEPSPDAKATLPGACIPNFTD from the exons ATGGCTGTATCATCTTCAATTTTATCTAACTCCATTTCTTCATCTCTTAAAACCTCTCAAATCCCTAAATCTCTTGCATTTTCTTCTCTAAAATTAGGTCAAATTGGGGTCAAATCTTCTGGGTATAATCTTACTAAATCACTGAAAATCAACACTGTTCATCAACAACCCACAAGATCATTTACTTGCAGAAGCTCTTCTGATTCATCCGAAA ATGTAAAAGTTCATGAATTTAGTGTTTATGAGATCAATGAGCGTGATCGTGAAAGCCCTGCAGTGCTTAAACTTAGCAAGAAACCTGTTTTTGCACTTGGTGATTTGATTCCTTTCACCAACAAG GTTTACACCAGTGATCTACAGAAAAGGCTAGGAATATCAGCAGGAATATGCATTTTGATCCAAAACAAACCAGAAAAGAATGGAGATAGATATGAAGCAATATTCAGCTTACACTTAGGAGATTATGGTCATCTTTCACTCCAAGGTGCATACTTAACCTTTGGGGATTCATACTTAGCCATAACAGGCGGGTCGGGTATTTTTGAAGGTGCTTATGGGCAGGTGAAATTGCAACAAATTGTGTACCCATTCAAGATTTTCTACACAATTTACTTGAAAGGAATAAAGGGTGATTTGCCTAAGGAGCTTCTTTGTAAGCCTGTTGAGCCTCATCCTGGTGTTGAGCCTTCTCCTGATGCTAAGGCCACTCTCCCTGGGGCATGTATCCCTAATTTTACCGACTAA
- the LOC130802314 gene encoding uncharacterized protein LOC130802314 has product MVIAVEARKFDLPNLSLSSPKVTSFLYEPNSHSLALMHSDSSFSLFPSFSPFSSNSSFLPAPQTLIPNPFSSACFVPLNRHSTKNQDFQDDKNVVFVVSGPYNGASRVVLRFYLLGKDGKFVTAQVGCSQNGVRFDRKCGVIVDVSYGMKVMLCGSVNYLALYSASGGKMWVFGVKLIGSGRDLRLVKCAVIDCTLPISSICLSFGFLIMGELRGVRVFPLRALVKGRVGNRRRMRVAKVKGEELNVEDQEGNVKVEGRYSKITNGVTRVSHESHEFDKNSGNVSSSKLLPDGHAYGVIGGVALRSIADGNLTPRSLKIRQDSGECGMQFVLFNDSVREEIKSRLMPSNTTKAVSIQAISKEKFVILDSNGDLHILQVSKSGSSQMRQLTCTIQARQLATSPDAFADSHIIWVSEGLCSVHVMVIPTSDTTEKENGESSNDGEIIHSSVTRAIFTSENIQKMVPLAANKVLILGQDSLYAYAIS; this is encoded by the exons ATGGTTATTGCAGTAGAAGCTCGCAAATTCGATCTCCCTAACCTTTCTTTGTCTTCTCCAAAGGTTAcatcttttctatatgaacccAATTCTCATTCTTTAGCTTTAATGCATTCTGATTCAAGTTTCTctcttttcccttctttttccCCCTTTTCTTCTAATTCTAGCTTTTTACCCGCTCCTCAAACCCTAATTCCGAATCCGTTTTCTTCTGCTTGTTTTGTGCCGCTTAATCGTCATAGCACTAAAAATCAAGATTTCCAAGATGATAAAAATGTTGTCTTTGTTGTTTCTGGACCTTACAATGGTGCGTCTAGGGTtgttttgagattttatttgttgggtaaagatggaaaatttgtGACTGCCCAGGTGGGTTGTAGTCAAAATGGTGTTCGTTTTGATAGGAAATGTGGTGTAATTGTAGATGTAAGTTATGGAATGAAGGTTATGCTATGTGGGTCTGTCAATTACTTGGCTTTGTACTCAGCTTCAGGTGGGAAAATGTGGGTTTTTGGGGTGAAATTGATAGGTAGTGGGAGGGATTTAAGGTTGGTTAAGTGTGCTGTAATTGACTGTACATTGCCTATCTCGTCGATTTGTCTTTCGTTTGGGTTTTTGATCATGGGTGAGTTAAGAGGAGTTAGGGTTTTTCCATTGCGGGCGTTGGTGAAAGGGAGGGTTGGAAATAGGAGGAGGATGCGTGTGGCGAAGGTGAAAGGTGAAGAATTGAATGTGGAGGATCAGGAAGGTAATGTGAAAGTCGAGGGAAGATACTCGAAGATTACGAATGGGGTTACTAGGGTTTCCCATGAAAGTCATGAATTTGATAAAAATAGTGGGAATGTGAGCTCATCCAAGTTGTTGCCTGATGGTCATGCTTATGGTGTTATTGGTGGAGTGGCTTTGAGATCGATTGCTGATGGAAATT TGACGCCGAGATCTTTAAAAATTCGACAAGACTCTGGTGAGTGCGGGATGCAGTTTGTTTTGTTCAATGATAGTGTCCGTGAAGAAATTAAATCCAGATTGATGCCTTCTAACACAACAAAGGCGGTTTCCATCCAAGCAATTTCAAAGGAGAAGTTTGTGATTTTGGATTCAAATGGAGATTTGCATATACTTCAAGTGTCGAAATCTGGCTCTTCTCAAATGAGACAGTTAACTTGCACCATCCAAGCACGACAATTGGCTACATCTCCCGATGCATTTGCTG ATTCGCATATCATTTGGGTATCCGAGGGACTCTGTTCTGTGCACGTGATGGTGATACCTACTTCTGATACCACAGAGAAGGAGAATGGTGAGAGCAGTAATGATGGAGAGATCATTCACAGTTCAG TTACTCGAGCAATATTTACGAGCGAGAACATTCAGAAAATGGTGCCCTTGGCTGCAAACAAAGTCCTGATTCTTGGACAAG ATAGCCTCTATGCTTATGCAATTTCTTGA